Proteins encoded within one genomic window of Manis pentadactyla isolate mManPen7 chromosome 4, mManPen7.hap1, whole genome shotgun sequence:
- the GFI1 gene encoding zinc finger protein Gfi-1 isoform X1: MPRSFLVKSKKAHSYHQPRSPESNYSPRLENVLAPDGADSTSIAGGAKAEPRGRLSPESQLTEAPDRISASPGSCEGSVCDRSSEFGDFWRPPSPSVSPASEKSVCQSLDEVQPFPLPFKPYSWSSLAGSDLRQLVQSYRPCAALERGTGLGLFCERTPEPGHPAALYGPERTAGGAGAGAPGAGGAGGGATGGAGLGLYGDFGPAGAGLYDRPPPAGGLYSERGHGLHADKGTGVKVDSELLCTRLLLGGSSYKCIKCSKVRIPRARFGPPRARARAPGWRARGPSQRPSTRPHPPQVFSTPHGLEVHVRRSHSGTRPFACEMCGKTFGHAVSLEQHKAVHSQERSFDCKICGKSFKRSSTLSTHLLIHSDTRPYPCQYCGKRFHQKSDMKKHTFIHTGEKPHKCQVCGKAFSQSSNLITHSRKHTGFKPFGCDLCGKGFQRKVDLRRHRETQHGLK; the protein is encoded by the exons ATGCCGCGTTCGTTCCTTGTCAAGAGCAAGAAGGCTCACAGTTACCACCAGCCGCGCTCCCCGGAATCCAACTATTCCCCCCGCCTGGAGAATGTACTGGCGCCAGACGGAGCAG ACAGTACCTCGATCGCAGGCGGGGCGAAGGCTGAGCCCCGGGGCCGTTTGTCCCCCGAGTCGCAGCTGACCGAGGCCCCCGACAGAATTTCCGCATCCCCTGGCAGCTGTGAAGGCAGCGTCTGCGATCGCAGCTCGGAGTTTGGGGACTTCTGGAGGCCTCCGTCGCCCTCCGTGTCTCCAG CCTCGGAGAAGTCGGTGTGCCAGTCTCTGGACGAAGTTCAGCCCTTCCCCCTGCCCTTCAAGCCctactcctggagcagcctggcGGGATCTGACCTGCGACAGCTGGTGCAGAGCTACCGGCCGTGCGCCGCACTGGAGCGCGGCACGGGCTTGGGCCTCTTCTGCGAGCGCACGCCGGAGCCAGGCCACCCCGCTGCACTGTACGGCCCGGAGCGGACTGCGGGCGGCGCGGGGGCAGGGGCACCTGGCGCAGGCGGCGCAGGAGGCGGCGCCACGGGTGGTGCAGGCCTGGGGCTCTATGGCGACTTCGGGCCCGCGGGAGCAGGGTTGTACGACCGGCCGCCGCCGGCGGGTGGGCTGTACTCGGAGCGCGGCCACGGGCTGCACGCGGACAAGGGCACCGGCGTCAAGGTGGACTCGGAGCTGCTGTGCACCCGCCTGCTACTGGGCGGCAGCTCCTACAAGTGCATCAAATGCAGCAAGGTGAGGATTCCGCGCGCCCGGTTCGGCCCaccccgcgcccgcgcccgcgcccctgGCTGGCGCGCCCGCGGCCCCTCTCAGCGGCCTTCTACCCGGCCCCACCCGCCTCAGGTGTTCTCCACGCCGCACGGGCTGGAGGTGCACGTGCGCAGGTCCCACAGCGGCACGAGACCCTTTGCCTGCGAGATGTGCGGCAAGACCTTCGGGCACGCGGTGAGCCTGGAGCAGCACAAAGCCGTGCACTCGCAG GAACGAAGTTTTGACTGTAAGATCTGTGGCAAGAGCTTCAAGAGGTCATCAACActgtccacacacctgctcatCCACTCAGACACTCGGCCCTACCCCTGTCAGTACTGTGGCAAGAGGTTCCACCAGAAGTCAGACATGAAGAAACACACCTTCATACACACTG GTGAGAAGCCCCACAAGTGCCAGGTGTGTGGCAAGGCCTTCAGCCAGAGCTCCAACCTCATCACCCACAGCCGCAAGCACACAGGGTTCAAACCCTTCGGCTGTGACCTGTGTGGGAAGGGCTTCCAGAGGAAGGTGGACCTCAGGCGGCACCGGGAGACGCAGCATGGCCTCAAGTGA
- the GFI1 gene encoding zinc finger protein Gfi-1 isoform X2 produces the protein MPRSFLVKSKKAHSYHQPRSPESNYSPRLENVLAPDGADSTSIAGGAKAEPRGRLSPESQLTEAPDRISASPGSCEGSVCDRSSEFGDFWRPPSPSVSPASEKSVCQSLDEVQPFPLPFKPYSWSSLAGSDLRQLVQSYRPCAALERGTGLGLFCERTPEPGHPAALYGPERTAGGAGAGAPGAGGAGGGATGGAGLGLYGDFGPAGAGLYDRPPPAGGLYSERGHGLHADKGTGVKVDSELLCTRLLLGGSSYKCIKCSKVFSTPHGLEVHVRRSHSGTRPFACEMCGKTFGHAVSLEQHKAVHSQERSFDCKICGKSFKRSSTLSTHLLIHSDTRPYPCQYCGKRFHQKSDMKKHTFIHTGEKPHKCQVCGKAFSQSSNLITHSRKHTGFKPFGCDLCGKGFQRKVDLRRHRETQHGLK, from the exons ATGCCGCGTTCGTTCCTTGTCAAGAGCAAGAAGGCTCACAGTTACCACCAGCCGCGCTCCCCGGAATCCAACTATTCCCCCCGCCTGGAGAATGTACTGGCGCCAGACGGAGCAG ACAGTACCTCGATCGCAGGCGGGGCGAAGGCTGAGCCCCGGGGCCGTTTGTCCCCCGAGTCGCAGCTGACCGAGGCCCCCGACAGAATTTCCGCATCCCCTGGCAGCTGTGAAGGCAGCGTCTGCGATCGCAGCTCGGAGTTTGGGGACTTCTGGAGGCCTCCGTCGCCCTCCGTGTCTCCAG CCTCGGAGAAGTCGGTGTGCCAGTCTCTGGACGAAGTTCAGCCCTTCCCCCTGCCCTTCAAGCCctactcctggagcagcctggcGGGATCTGACCTGCGACAGCTGGTGCAGAGCTACCGGCCGTGCGCCGCACTGGAGCGCGGCACGGGCTTGGGCCTCTTCTGCGAGCGCACGCCGGAGCCAGGCCACCCCGCTGCACTGTACGGCCCGGAGCGGACTGCGGGCGGCGCGGGGGCAGGGGCACCTGGCGCAGGCGGCGCAGGAGGCGGCGCCACGGGTGGTGCAGGCCTGGGGCTCTATGGCGACTTCGGGCCCGCGGGAGCAGGGTTGTACGACCGGCCGCCGCCGGCGGGTGGGCTGTACTCGGAGCGCGGCCACGGGCTGCACGCGGACAAGGGCACCGGCGTCAAGGTGGACTCGGAGCTGCTGTGCACCCGCCTGCTACTGGGCGGCAGCTCCTACAAGTGCATCAAATGCAGCAAG GTGTTCTCCACGCCGCACGGGCTGGAGGTGCACGTGCGCAGGTCCCACAGCGGCACGAGACCCTTTGCCTGCGAGATGTGCGGCAAGACCTTCGGGCACGCGGTGAGCCTGGAGCAGCACAAAGCCGTGCACTCGCAG GAACGAAGTTTTGACTGTAAGATCTGTGGCAAGAGCTTCAAGAGGTCATCAACActgtccacacacctgctcatCCACTCAGACACTCGGCCCTACCCCTGTCAGTACTGTGGCAAGAGGTTCCACCAGAAGTCAGACATGAAGAAACACACCTTCATACACACTG GTGAGAAGCCCCACAAGTGCCAGGTGTGTGGCAAGGCCTTCAGCCAGAGCTCCAACCTCATCACCCACAGCCGCAAGCACACAGGGTTCAAACCCTTCGGCTGTGACCTGTGTGGGAAGGGCTTCCAGAGGAAGGTGGACCTCAGGCGGCACCGGGAGACGCAGCATGGCCTCAAGTGA